From Solanum lycopersicum chromosome 8, SLM_r2.1, the proteins below share one genomic window:
- the LOC138338036 gene encoding uncharacterized protein encodes MPPQRGFRGSTSRRNVEPQEQGVAKAPNVQPQREFINVEFRESIQMELKEARVREFLTLKQDSLSVHEYELKFTKITRYALEMVKDMRSMIILFVVVFGRSCSKVGRVTMLIGRLIIYVHQVEEKKLRDTEEFKNKRAKKGNEPG; translated from the exons ATGCCTCCACAAAGAGGATTCAGAGGTAGTACATCAAGAAGGAATGTTGAACCACAAGAACAAGGGGTAGCTAAAGCACCAAACGTGCAACCTCAAAGAGAATTCATTAATGTTGAATTCCGTGAGTCAATCCAGATG GAATTGAAAGAGGCTAGGGTACGTGAATTTCTTACACTCAAGCAAGATTCTCTTAGTGTGCATGAGTATGAATTGAAATTCACCAAAATAACTCGTTATGCTCTGGAAATGGTTAAGGACATGAGGAGTATGAtaattttgtttgttgttgtatttGGTCGTTCTTGCAGCAAAGTGGGTCGGGTAACAATGCTTATTGGGAGGCTGATAATCTATGTGCATCAGGTAGAGGAGAAAAAACTAAGAGACACAGAGGAGTTCAAGAACAAAAGAGCTAAGAAAGGGAACGAGCCCGGGTAG